The genomic stretch GTTTCCGCGAAGCGTCGACCGGGAGCACGGAGGGTACATCGTTCACTACGGGCCCAAGGGTGAGCCGCTGCCCGGCGGCACGAAGATGATCGTCACGCAGGCGCGGCAGCTGTGGCTCGCCTCCCGCCTATTGCGAACGAAGGCGTTCGACGGGGACGCCGGCTTGCGCGAAGCGGCAGACGTGGGCTTCGAGTTCCTCCGCAATCGGATGTGGGACACGGAGCACGGCGGCTTCTATTGGGAAGTCGATCCGACCGGGCGTGAGGTGCTTCGGCCGCACAAGCATCTCTACGGCCAGGCGTTTGGCCTCTACGCGCTGTCGGAGTACGTCCGCGCCACCAAGAGCAGCGAGGCGCAAGCGCTGGCCGATCAGCTGTTCGCGCTGCTCGAGAAGCACGCGTATGACCAGCAATACGGCGGCTATCGCGAGTTCTTCGCGCGTGACTGGTCTGCCCCACCGCCAGGTATCGAACCCTACCTCTCGAGCCCGCCGGAGGCGAAGCTGATGAACACGCACCTCCACCTCCTGGAGGCCTTCACGACCTACGTCCTCGCCGGGGCCGGTCCGCTCGCCAGGACGCGACTCGAAGAGCTCGTGGCCATCGAGACCCAGGCGGTCGTCCGCAAGCGCTGGGTCGCGTGCACCGACAAGTACCAGCGTGACTGGACGCCGATTCTGGATGAGGCGGGCGCCCGCGTGTCGTATGGACACGATATCGAGAACATCTGGCTGGTCGTCGACGCGCTCCACGCGCTAGGGCGTCCGACCGCGCCATATCACGACCTGTTCCGTGAGCTGTTCGAGTATTCGCGCCAGCACGGCTATGACGAGGAGGCAGGCGGCTTCTACGACAGCGGCCCACCGCACGAGCCGGCCGACCGGCGCGCAAAGATCTGGTGGGTCCAAGCCGAAGCCCTGGTGAGCGCGCTACAGATGTACCAGCTGACGGGCGACGCGAGCTACGTGGAGGTCTTCGAGAAGACCTGGCAGTGGGTCG from Luteitalea sp. encodes the following:
- a CDS encoding N-acylglucosamine 2-epimerase codes for the protein MRLAAKHHGYGSPSSRVAPWRAGRQDGSARAVAHAVATSTVCVLAATLTYVSVASAQTAPGARLSALVPQIERNLRENVLKFWFPRSVDREHGGYIVHYGPKGEPLPGGTKMIVTQARQLWLASRLLRTKAFDGDAGLREAADVGFEFLRNRMWDTEHGGFYWEVDPTGREVLRPHKHLYGQAFGLYALSEYVRATKSSEAQALADQLFALLEKHAYDQQYGGYREFFARDWSAPPPGIEPYLSSPPEAKLMNTHLHLLEAFTTYVLAGAGPLARTRLEELVAIETQAVVRKRWVACTDKYQRDWTPILDEAGARVSYGHDIENIWLVVDALHALGRPTAPYHDLFRELFEYSRQHGYDEEAGGFYDSGPPHEPADRRAKIWWVQAEALVSALQMYQLTGDASYVEVFEKTWQWVDTRQTDWDSGEWHGTIQPDGEPRRDNKAHPWKGGYHNGRALVEALERIAALSAGD